The nucleotide sequence TGGGACATGTTAAGCGTTTTTGACTTCCAGTGTTGTAGAATAGTAAAACTACAGTGTAAAGCTGATTGTTATCTATATGCTGTGAAATATTTCAGATGATGGAGACATTTTATTTCATGTCTGGTATGCAATTACTTATTGTCAAACATCAAAAATAGCGTATTTATGAAGAAAGAATTCCATCTGGTAGGCATTAATCGATTAGTAATGTATTATGTATTTAAATATTAGTAAACTCCAATGAAGTGTAATGAAAGAGCAAGAAGTCGAACTATAAATgtttccaacaatttgttttcaATAATCATTTCAAGACTGCATTCACAATTTGAAATTAATTTCTCGGAAATCAAGAAAGCATCAAAATGTAAAATAAGTTGTATTATAAAAGTCTTCCAGAAGTTGTTCAATAATTTATTCTGAATTTCAGTAACTTATTAATAGTCCCGTAAGGTCAATCACAGATTTGCAGAAGGAGGGGAAACCTATTCTTCTAACAACGTATAATGGGACTTTATGGATTGGATGCGACTTTTATGTTGTACACTCTGAATTAGGAGTTCCTAATGTTTTACATTATTGTCTTTTGCCTCGTTAACTAAAGGACTGCTGCAGACTTGTGATTGGTGGAATAGTGTCACGTGATCGAAAGTGTCAATGCTCTTCGATAAGGGTGTCAAGACCCTATCATTTCGAAATAGCGAGATGCAAAAAGCGACTTACTACGACAACTCCGGAATATTCGCCGGTTACTCCTACCAAAAGGCTAATGCATACAGCTACAGTTCTAGCCATCAGGCCTACCCGCCATCTTCCGTTGAAAATGATTATCAAAGCTCGACGTGCCCCATTCAGACATCTAATGTCAGAGTCCCAAACCATAAACCCACCGATATTAATGGCAACTGTATGAGAACAAGCGGCAGCCAGGGCACTGCCCAGCCCCCAAGCATGAATGAGCCACAGCAGCCACCTCCTTTACCACCCTCACCCAATGCAAGCAACACCTCAACACAGAAAAGAACCAAGTCATTGTCAAATTCTTCCACCAGCCCAGCTGCTACTCTCACGAAGCAAATCTTTCCATGGATGAAAGAATCTCGTCAAAATGCCAAGCAGAAAAACAACTGCACAGTTGCAGGTATCCTTCAGCCCTTCGCTTTTTAGATTTTGAATCACGTATTTTGATAATTAAGCAGGAAGGTTACCAAAACAGTGCACTTAAGTAAGACCATTGCCACCAGTCTGCACAATTTGGAACCGCACTGTGACTCCgtaattaacactgctgcctcatagtgccagcgACCCGCGTTCGACTCCATCTAcatgactgtgtgaagtttgtacattctccccatgtttgcgtgggtttcctctgggtgctccgctttcctgtcacagtccaaagatgtgcagtttagttggattggccatgttaaattgaccatagtgtccagggatgttcaggctaggtgaattaTTCATTGGGAATACAGGGTTGCAGGGAGATGAAATCGGGATAAGTCTGGGCGGATGCCCTTCGGGCAAAGGGGGATGTAGGTGctgactcgatgggtcgaatggcctgcttccacactgtagagaattctATGATTTATTGCCGTCCATAAGATTGTTGGAGAGAGTTAAGGATCATGACATTTTCAGGGCATCTTCTCAACATTTTGGTGATAATTTATGAGACATTGAATACTAAGTTACTGCTCTGGGAAGAAAACGAATATCTGAAATATTCGGTTGACTCATCTCTTTCATGCTTAAATATCATGCAACTAAATTGTAAAAGATGTAATTCTCGCATTTAATCCAAATTAGCTTACTTTTTTCACACTGGACTTTGTTATCAACAGAGTAGAGACTAAGAAAATAGAGTTATTTCAAAACTTTGTTGGTATCTCACTTAAATATAATTAATTTAGTTGTTCTGATTTCAGTTTATTCTCTCCCTCAGTTACATTTCCTGCAAGTACAGAACTTCGAGCACCAATGACCTTCAACCCCAGTTTTAaggtgaaaacaacaaatactggaaatcacaacgggtcagacagcatccatggagagagagcaggctaacgtttcgagtctcgATGACACTGCGTCAGAGCTCACttccgctgtgatctccagcatttgttgctttcagtacagattccagcatctgcagtaatttgttcctccaGTTCTAAGGTAGAGAACCTCACAAATTAGACTAAATACAAAGTCATATAATCAtgcagcacgggaacagaccttttggtccaactcgtccgcgTCGCCACATATCTTATCCCATTTGCTAGTATTTAGCCATGTCCCTCTAAGTCCTTcatactcatgtacccatccagatgccctttaaatgctgtaattacgTTCACCTCCCcaggcagctcgttccatacacgcaccaccctctgcgtgaaaagtctGCCTCTTAGGTTCTTTCTAAATCGTTCTCCGTTCACCTTAAACCGAAGTACTATAGTTTTGGACtaccctaccctgggaaaaaagatcttggctatccATtccatccatacctctcatgattttacgaACCTCTATGGTTATTTTTCATTTAAATAGATTCAGGTGAAAtgcttgttttattttgttaGTGAAACTTCCGGTGGAAACTCCGAAAAACCAGTCCATAAATTATGAATTCATGAATTAGGAAAGAGCACTAACAGCCAAtaccaaaagaaaataaatgacgTACGTGAACGAGCGCCTTTCGAGTCTAGGACGGCGTAAAAAAAACCTTGCCAATGATTTAATTAAGAAGTGTCGTCAAATGCTTACTTGAGTGTTATTGTAGTTATAGCACATTTCTGTCTGCCATCGACATGTTACCCTTCAGATAGTAACGTATGTCTTTATATTCAAATAGCCCGGGGAAAGCAAAATAGTAACAGAATCCCTTTGCAGTTATTTCACTAGTTCAGAGTCAAGATAATATGCAGTGGGGTTTCTAGGCTGGGCGTGCTTGTTTCCAGGTTTATTTTATCGGAACCAACATACTGTTTTCATTTTGTAGGTGACAATTGTGAGGATAAAAGTCCACCAGGTCCATCTTCCAAGAGAGTCCGTACTGCCTACACCAGCGCACAACTCGTGGAATTGGAAAAGGAATTCCATTTTAATCGTTACTTGTGCCGTCCTCGGCGAGTTGAAATGGCAAATTTATTAAACCTGACTGAACGCCAGATTAAAATCTGGTTCCAGAACAGAAGAATGAAATATAAAAAAGACCAAAAATCCAAAGGAATCATGCATTCCCCTGTTGGACAGTCTCCAGAGAGAAGTCCACTTTTGAACGCGCAAAATAATATTGGATTCTCAAGTCAGCTCCCTACTGTCAACAGTCTGAGTTACGAAGCTCCTTCGCCAACATCATTCACCAAATCCCAACAAAATATGTATGGTTTGGCTGCGTACACTGC is from Hemiscyllium ocellatum isolate sHemOce1 chromosome 7, sHemOce1.pat.X.cur, whole genome shotgun sequence and encodes:
- the hoxd3a gene encoding homeobox protein Hox-D3a, whose product is MLFDKGVKTLSFRNSEMQKATYYDNSGIFAGYSYQKANAYSYSSSHQAYPPSSVENDYQSSTCPIQTSNVRVPNHKPTDINGNCMRTSGSQGTAQPPSMNEPQQPPPLPPSPNASNTSTQKRTKSLSNSSTSPAATLTKQIFPWMKESRQNAKQKNNCTVAGDNCEDKSPPGPSSKRVRTAYTSAQLVELEKEFHFNRYLCRPRRVEMANLLNLTERQIKIWFQNRRMKYKKDQKSKGIMHSPVGQSPERSPLLNAQNNIGFSSQLPTVNSLSYEAPSPTSFTKSQQNMYGLAAYTAPHSSCLPQQKRYPGTEYDHHTLQGNGSFTNHNLQGSPVYVGGNFVDSMPASGPMFNLSHLPHPSSATVDYSCAAQIPGNHHHGPCDPHPTYTDLTPHHTSQGRIQEAPKLTHL